DNA from Drosophila busckii strain San Diego stock center, stock number 13000-0081.31 chromosome 2R, ASM1175060v1, whole genome shotgun sequence:
TGGTCACACAACCGTTTGTTGATGACAACCAGGCAAAGCAGGCAACGGGCCAggccaacaagcaacaaatggaCAACAAACAGTcaagtgagcagcagcttgttgagCTTGTTGGCCGCCCTGCCCATTTGAAACACAAGCAGACAGCCAATTAAAAGTGCCAGAGAGCCAAGTTtagagttgcagttgcatttaagttgctgttgcatttttttcttcttttttttgctagcAAGTTCTTTTAATAATAGCTTTAAATGGTTTTTGCACAATCagattgcatgtgtgtgtgtgaattccAGCTAACTAAATGCCTCTAGGCTAACTCGTTGCAGCAAAGTGAAATTCAATAGAACTGGCCAACAGCCAGCGCAGCATCCTGtcttgccaacaacaacagtaaacaCGCGTGGCAATGAACAGCGCctgcaattgcattgaaaacaaaaacgtgCAGACAATAAgagtttgcatataaatagaGATGCAGATAGACTGAGCTCTGAGCTTTATGCAAATAGCAAGCGGCTGTGGCTCAAGTGTTGAAAATCCTGCgcagttttttgcttttattttcacttttttgtttgcattgaaatgaaaagtttTTTGTGTCATGCCGGAAAATGTTTGGCCCGCTGATGAGTTTTCCTTTTAACGCAACAgcgcataaaatatgcttagACAATAGACACATATAACCCACATAAAAGACTAGGCtgagtttataaatttatgcaaatgcttacATTGATTTGtgtaatatttgttgctattgtcaGCAGAGCTTTAAACTGTTATATAAGCAAACACGCTTTACACGCTTTAATTGTAACAACAGTtgcccaaaagcaacagccaaaagccaaataaaaGCTGACAAAACAGTGATagcaaaacagcaaacaaaaagaaatgcagTTAAAGCGCTTATTAAGGTCAATGTTAATGCCAGACGAACTGGAGAGCAAGAGAGACGCACAGTTGAAGTTATAAGAGAGTAATCTATATGCATAAGCAATTGCTTAGACGCTGTAGAAAAACATGTATAAAGGGCTAATAGAGCATAGAGCATAAACgaaaaaatgcacaaaggtctaatagtttattaaaagaaatgtgactaatgccaaaaataaaaatgtacaaagtTCCAATAGAGTTGTAGCTGAATAGacctttgttattattttgtacaGCGTCTCATTATATAGCTTATAATAATAGAGCTgtgtcaaaaattaaatttatgcttcaTTTAGTGTAGAAACTAAATTAATGTAgtcatatttatatgtacacACTATCAAAAAGTCGGTTAtgagcagctttagctttagagATATAATTGAtactataaactatatataatatgtacaaATTGCAGCGTTATGCTAATGTCAGTCTTTATAAAGTCTCAAAAAGTCGTTTGTGCTCAGCTTTACTtatcaataatttatgcataattttttcatGCGTTAATTGCACTGTTTATGcctatttgttattaaaattttgtaattattaatagttaaagctTAGTTATGAGCAATTTCCCTTCTTCTGCAATTTCGGAAgctgcattataaataaaataagcctAGCTTGACATTTATGTGCTCATAATTTGCAatcaaaacagcaaaagtaaggctcaataaattaaacaacgcataaaatatatataatgtgcTTACAGTGGGTGTTAAGTGAACGtgctcaacaaaaaaataaaacactgcAACCTCGCTTAGCAGCAGTTCCTTAATAAATTTctacaatttatgcattttcattttgtttactcTATGCAACAATTAAGCTAATAACAATTtcctttatattttttacagctGGTACTTCCGCAAAATCAAACGCATTGAGGCTGAGAAAAAACTGTTACTGCCAGAGAATGAGCACGGTGCATTTTTAATACGTGATTCCGAGAGTCGTCACAACGATTACTCTCTATCAGGTgagtgtttattattaatgttgagctataaacattatttaatgcGCTATTGAATTTGCAGTGCGCGATGGTGATACAGTTAAGCACTATCGCATTAGACAATTGGATGAGGGTGGCTTCTTCATTGCCAGACGCACAACATTCAGGtgagttttttattaaaaatacacttaatatatttattaataaatttgtacaaaacAGAACGCTGCAAGAGCTAGTGGAGCACTATTCCAAGGACTCTGATGGCCTCTGCGTTAATCTTTGCAAACCTTGTGTACAGGTATgctatcgatatatcgataacTTTGTCgccaattcatttttatattttaatttgaaacgcACCTTAACGCGCATTAACAACGACATCAACattacattattatattttcatttgtttgcatactaacttttttgcaattcacaaataataataatgtgtttatctttatttaatatactaacgaaattatttaaattacgacaaacaaaataataaatactaacaaataaaaagacaaATTCATTTTCGGGTATTTTTGAGGTACGATTTATTTAGTAACTAACTAAAACATGTTAAGttcaatgtgtgcgtgtgtatacgtgtatgtgtgtgtgtgtgtgtgtgtgtgtgtgtgttaaccaCGCCAAATTGTTCAAGCATATCCATTTTTAATACCAAGCACTTCAAACACCCAACGCAAAGTACAAAGTGCAagctttcaaatatatatgcaaagcaaCTAATTATAGCAAAGATTTGAGtttaatatacttatatagaatatgaaattaaatatagcgtgttgctgctgtctgaagggcatgctaaatatttaagcaaaatattatacactttcaaattgtttatgagTCAGTTGCTTGCAAATTAGAATTGTCTAGCAATAGGAATTTCCATTCaactttgcttaaaaaattttctCTCTTAAATTGCTCACTCcctcgcttgctctctctaCCTCTCTCTTGCTTTCTTAAGCTCCATGCTGAGCGCTTGATCTGCATTGTGGTCAAGGATCTACACTAAGGCATTGCTTATTAAACAGCGAGCACAGTAGACAGTCACACCTCAAGCTGTGCGCAGGTTTCTTCAATGCTCATTTGATATATTTGCTGTAATAATTATTCATTGAACGCTTGCACTTTGACTTTGCAAATTGTACAACCTCTTAGCAACTTTTTAAACACACCAAACACACACCAAAATTATGTTAACAGTAAGCAAGACAATAACTAAATGTCTTTCACCACATTCCATTGCTCAATTGGCACactcatttaaaattaaattttattatgcacaACAAGTTTAAGCGCCActaatattttgctatttatttgcgCATTAGATTGAGAAACCTGTGACTGAGGGCCTATCGCATCGTACACGCGATCAATGGGAAATCGATAGAACCTCACTGAAGTTTGTGCGCAAACTGGGCTCCGGACAGTTTGGCGATGTATGGGAGGGTCTCTGGAACAATACAACGCCTGTGGCCATCAAAACGCTTAAGTCAGGTAAGTGTCATGctcataatttcatttaaagtatttaattaacgTTTTGTATCGCTTCTGCAGGCACAATGGATCCCAAAGACTTTTTGGCGGAGGCACAAATCATGAAGAAACTGCGTCACACCAAGCTCATACAACTCTATGCTGTCTGCACTGTTGAGGAGCCCATTTATATTATCACAGAGCTAATGAAGCACGGCTCCTTGTTGGAATACCTGCAAGGTagagagcacacacacacacaagcatcacaaacatatatttaacGCTTAAGCATTAACACTGAATGCGCTTACAAATTtgtcatttgccatttgctgatTGTGCatatttgtctttttttttaattacttgtaGCTATTGCAGGCAAGGGACGTAGcctcaaaatgcaaacattgaTTGATATGGCTGCACAAATAGCCGCTGGCATGGCCTATTTGGAGTCACAGAACTACATTCACAGAGATTTGGCAGCGCGCAATGTGCTCGTGGGCGATGGCAATGTAGTCAAGATAGCTGATTTCGGTTTGGCAAGGTGGGTCAAATGAATTcccaacaaaatttatatattatattaattgtatttgcttaCAGACTTATCAAGGAGGATGAGTATGAGGCACGTGTGGGTGCGCGTTTCCCCATTAAATGGACTGCGCCCGAGGCGGCAAATTATAGTAAATTCTCTATTAAGTCGGATGTTTGGAGCTTTGGCATTTTACTCACCGAACTGGTTACCTATGGCCGCATACCATATCCAGGTATACTgtcagcttttgcttttactttattttattaatcattCTTAACTGTTTTGTTAGGCATGACCAATGCTGAAGTATTAACGCAAGTCGAGCATGGCTATCGCATGCCCATGCCACCAAATTGTGAGCAGCGTTTGTATGAAATAATGTTAGAGTGCTGGCACAAGGATCCCATGCGTAGACCCACATTTGAGACGCTGCAATGGAAGCTTGAAGACTTTTACACATCCGATCAGAGTGACTATAAGGAGGCGCAGGCTTACTGATAAATGCTGCATGCgcccgccagcagcagcagcagcagcaacaacattaacaactgcagcagcaagcgccaTAAGCAGCTGGCGGAGCAAAGCATTTATCATAAAACTGAAGCATGAGCCACCACCCAATCCCCACCACCATCCCCCACAACACACGTCACTCCTCCAGCACACCACGGACAATTCTTATTTAGTTACTTAcgtttacaattttttgtgttttgcacAGTTTGTTCTTTtcttaaacaaatgcaaaaaatatgtgtgtgtaaagcatAAGAATTACATGTTATTAGTGTTTAAGCTAAGCAGGCAGATTTACTAGTATATAAGTCGCGTcaatgcatacatacatatatattcaaatataaaaatgcataaagtcAACATTTATGTAGCGTCTATAAAATTTATCTATATATCATTTTAGTTCATAGCAATTAAACacaatatttatgattttagtTAAAACATTACGTGTCTTAtattcaacacacacacacaaacacacttaCATCTCAAAACATAATCAACgacatatatatgctttatcttaaaaaaacaaaaaatctattaatataaaaagcaacaacaacacacacacaaatgctaGAGCAAGTActgcaatgcaataaaattaaaattcataattattaatgttatacattttaattgtaattttaaatgcattaaattttatatttaaaaagtataaaaacacaaacaatcacacacatacgaacgAATCCATGTACATTTAgagcaaaactttaaaaataaaatttatcaacataaattatacaaaaaaaaaaaaaacaaaacattgcatatattattttgttgcttcatattttattttggcatttttttgtttggtgagtatttgtttattttttgcgctgcttcattttcatttattttagccACACTGTGCAATATTGCTTAACTAAAtctaaatgtttatatactACGTACAACTAAAACTAGCAAGCATCAATCGAAGGCTGATTTTATAATACTAAACTTAGTATGATTTCatatacaaatcaaataaataatacaattagtatcttttcaattaaatgtttgcttcaAATATGCACAATACATAaacgtatataaatatataaaagttcaCAAGCTATAATGTGTAATCAAAATATTAGAAATGCATTTCCAAATACATTTAATGTGAAATATACGTATAATCTTTTTAATAGCACttcaaagaaaaaacaaaaacaaaaagcaacaacagcatttgTAATTAGAGAACATGAAAAAGTTTATGTAAgcataaaaagaagaaaatatattacaatgTATAAcgattgcaataaataatgctataaacataaatataaaacaaaaagtatttataaaattgtaaatgacAATGCGCAAATATGATGATATAAtaaagcatatacatatgtattttttaaaaataaattgcgtttgctttttaaactttttatgtgCATAAAAGACAAAATAACTACT
Protein-coding regions in this window:
- the LOC108596956 gene encoding tyrosine-protein kinase Src42A isoform X4, with the translated sequence MGNCLRTQKPEEPHPKDPRNPLDDPGATTGIVGVGVPQIAMPMPGQPPEQIRPVPQIPETDAANANAKIFVALYDYDARTDEDLSFRKGEHLEILNDTQGDWWLARSKKTRQEGYIPSNYVAKLKSIEAEPWYFRKIKRIEAEKKLLLPENEHGAFLIRDSESRHNDYSLSVRDGDTVKHYRIRQLDEGGFFIARRTTFRTLQELVEHYSKDSDGLCVNLCKPCVQTNSFSGIFEIEKPVTEGLSHRTRDQWEIDRTSLKFVRKLGSGQFGDVWEGLWNNTTPVAIKTLKSGTMDPKDFLAEAQIMKKLRHTKLIQLYAVCTVEEPIYIITELMKHGSLLEYLQAIAGKGRSLKMQTLIDMAAQIAAGMAYLESQNYIHRDLAARNVLVGDGNVVKIADFGLARLIKEDEYEARVGARFPIKWTAPEAANYSKFSIKSDVWSFGILLTELVTYGRIPYPGMTNAEVLTQVEHGYRMPMPPNCEQRLYEIMLECWHKDPMRRPTFETLQWKLEDFYTSDQSDYKEAQAY
- the LOC108596956 gene encoding tyrosine-protein kinase Src42A isoform X6: MGNCLRTQKPEEPHPKDPRNPLDDPGATTGIVGVGVPQIAMPMPGQPPEQIRPVPQIPETDAANANAKIFVALYDYDARTDEDLSFRKGEHLEILNDTQGDWWLARSKKTRQEGYIPSNYVAKLKSIEAEPWYFRKIKRIEAEKKLLLPENEHGAFLIRDSESRHNDYSLSVRDGDTVKHYRIRQLDEGGFFIARRTTFRTLQELVEHYSKDSDGLCVNLCKPCVQIEKPVTEGLSHRTRDQWEIDRTSLKFVRKLGSGQFGDVWEGLWNNTTPVAIKTLKSGTMDPKDFLAEAQIMKKLRHTKLIQLYAVCTVEEPIYIITELMKHGSLLEYLQGKGRSLKMQTLIDMAAQIAAGMAYLESQNYIHRDLAARNVLVGDGNVVKIADFGLARLIKEDEYEARVGARFPIKWTAPEAANYSKFSIKSDVWSFGILLTELVTYGRIPYPGMTNAEVLTQVEHGYRMPMPPNCEQRLYEIMLECWHKDPMRRPTFETLQWKLEDFYTSDQSDYKEAQAY
- the LOC108596956 gene encoding tyrosine-protein kinase Src42A isoform X5 — protein: MGNCLRTQKPEEPHPKDPRNPLDDPGATTGIVGVGVPQIAMPMPGQPPEQIRPVPQIPETDAANANAKIFVALYDYDARTDEDLSFRKGEHLEILNDTQGDWWLARSKKTRQEGYIPSNYVAKLKSIEAEPWYFRKIKRIEAEKKLLLPENEHGAFLIRDSESRHNDYSLSVRDGDTVKHYRIRQLDEGGFFIARRTTFRTLQELVEHYSKDSDGLCVNLCKPCVQIEKPVTEGLSHRTRDQWEIDRTSLKFVRKLGSGQFGDVWEGLWNNTTPVAIKTLKSGTMDPKDFLAEAQIMKKLRHTKLIQLYAVCTVEEPIYIITELMKHGSLLEYLQAIAGKGRSLKMQTLIDMAAQIAAGMAYLESQNYIHRDLAARNVLVGDGNVVKIADFGLARLIKEDEYEARVGARFPIKWTAPEAANYSKFSIKSDVWSFGILLTELVTYGRIPYPGMTNAEVLTQVEHGYRMPMPPNCEQRLYEIMLECWHKDPMRRPTFETLQWKLEDFYTSDQSDYKEAQAY